In Rattus norvegicus strain BN/NHsdMcwi chromosome 1, GRCr8, whole genome shotgun sequence, a genomic segment contains:
- the LOC102549852 gene encoding ferritin light chain 1-like, translating into MTSQIRQNYSTEVEAAVNRLVNLHLRAYLSLGFFFDRDDVALEGVGHFFCELAKEKNLNQALLNLHALGSARIDPHLCDFLESHFLDKEVKLIKKMGNHLTNLRRVAGPQPAQTGVAQASLGEYLSECLTLKHD; encoded by the coding sequence ATGACCTCTCAGATTCGTCAGAATTATTCCACCGAAGTGGAAGCTGCCGTGAACCGCCTGGTCAACTTGCACCTGCGGGCCTACCTCTCTCTGGGCTTCTTTTTTGATCGGGATGACGTGGCTTTGGAGGGCGTAGGCCACTTCTTCTGCGAATTGGCCAAGGAGAAGAACCTGAACCAGGCCCTCTTGAATCTGCACGCCCTGGGCTCTGCCCGCATAGACCCTCACCTCTGTGACTTCTTGGAAAGCCACTTCCTGGATAAGGAGGTGAAGCTCATCAAGAAGATGGGCAACCACCTGACCAACCTCCGTAGGGTGGCAGGGCCACAACCAGCGCAGACTGGCGTGGCCCAGGCATCTCTGGGCGAGTATCTCTCTGAGTGCCTCACTCTGAAGCACGACTAG